A part of Aegilops tauschii subsp. strangulata cultivar AL8/78 chromosome 2, Aet v6.0, whole genome shotgun sequence genomic DNA contains:
- the LOC141041302 gene encoding uncharacterized protein, translated as MEHTCPASAENTKFTTKWLSKAIEPSLIADPRAPVDALIKNNKVKFSVDVSKSLAYRARRKAMKVVQGDQKEQYYRLRDYLQAVIHTNPGSRCIVTTFEDPENPAPTPRFKYMFYCLHASKQGFLNGCRPFIGLDGCFIKLTTGQQILAASGRDGINNIYPIAFGVVDKEDSESWTWFLTQLRCCIGSGSKFGTYTIIFDRQKGLLKAINEVFPDSPQRYCLKHIYANFQSAGFRGAELKKLVD; from the exons ATGGAGCACACTTGTCCAGCATCAGCAGAGAACACAAAGTTTACTACTAAGTGGCTTTCAAAAGCAATTGAGCCTTCTCTTATAGCAGATCCTAGAGCACCTGTAGATGCACTTATTAAAAACAACAAAGTCAAGTTTTCAGTTGATGTATCAAAGAGCTTGGCCTATAGGGCAAGGAGGAAGGCTATGAAGGTTGTGCAAGGTGATCAGAAGGAGCAGTACTATAGACTGAGGGACTACCTGCAAGCAGTTATTCATACAAACCCTGGTAGCAGGTGTATAGTTACAACATTTGAGGACCCAGAAAACCCCGCACCAACTCCTAGATTTAAGTACATGTTCTACTGCTTGCATGCATCAAAGCAAGGATTTCTTAATGGTTGCAGGCCCTTTATAG GGCTTGATGGTTGCTTCATCAAGCTAACCACTGGACAGCAAATTCTTGCAGCCTCAGGAAGAGATGGCATCAACAACATCTACCCCATAGCCTTTGGTGTGGTTGATAAGGAAGATTCTGAGAGTTGGACATGGTTCCTAACCCAGCTTAGATGTTGCATTGGAAGTGGAAGCAAATTTGGAACCTACACCATTATTTTTGACAGGCAAAAG GGTCTGCTTAAGGCTATAAATGAGGTGTTCCCTGATTCCCCTCAGAGATACTGCCTCAAGCACATATATGCAAATTTTCAGTCAGCTGGTTTCAGAGGAGCAGAACTAAAGAAGCTAGTAGATTAG
- the LOC109776372 gene encoding G-type lectin S-receptor-like serine/threonine-protein kinase B120 isoform X1, which yields MGMTPLPVFVLLLLICFCKSDDRLTPAKPLSPGDKLVSNGGIFALGFFSLTNSTANSYIGIWYHHIPERTYVWVANRDNPIASSSHGKLVLTNGSNLVLSDSKGRTLWTTTNNIAADGLKAVAILLDSGNLVIRSPNGTDIWQSFHHPTDTMLPNMSLPLKNYTNFANHLVAWRGPDDPSTSNYSLGGDSSLQIFAWNGTRPYWRRAALDGVFVYAVYQGNSGPIMYQNIESRGDDFYLTYTVSKGTPSMRVLLHYTGMVKLLTWNGNSSSWDVFSEHPTPNCDRYASCGPFGYCDNTQAVPTCKCLDGFESDGLDFSVGCWRKKELHCSEEDSFVTLPNTKTPDNFLYIRNRSFDQCTAECSRNCSCTAYAYANLTSIGRTIDQSRCLVWMGELIDTSKRRDGLGENLYLRIPSLAVSKKKTGALKIVLPVIASLLILVCMYLIWMRKLRGRRQNKGHMDFGMQGQLSNSDEAYNQNSEFLRISFPDIVAATNDFSDSNVLGKGGFGRVYKGILEGGGEVAVKRLTKCSDQGIEHFVNEVVLIGKLQHRNLVRLLGYCIHGDEKLLMYEYLPNKSLDYLLFDDAIKSMLDWPTRFRIIKGIARGLLYLHEDSRMTIIHRDLKASNILLDADMRPKISDFGMARIFGDNQQQANTRHVVGTYGYMSPEYAMKGVFSVKSDAYSYGVLLLEVVSGLKISSPHHLIMDFRNLIDYAWNLLKDGNTRDFLDTVLLKSCSLHEVSLCIHVGLLCVQDSPSARPLMSLVVSMLDNEVMPLPTPKQPLYFVGKKHEAEEGRDNSVNTASLTTLAGR from the exons ATGGGGATGACTCCCCTCCCAGTTTTTGTCCTCCTGTTATTGATTTGTTTCTGCAAGTCCGATGACCGCCTAACACCGGCAAAGCCACTCTCACCCGGTGACAAGCTCGTCTCAAATGGTGGCATCTTTGCTCTCGGCTTCTTCTCCCTGACAAACTCAACGGCAAACTCATACATCGGCATATGGTACCACCACATCCCCGAGCGAACATACGTGTGGGTCGCAAACCGCGACAACCCAATCGCCAGCAGTTCTCATGGTAAGTTGGTTCTGACCAATGGATCTAACCTTGTCTTGTCAGACTCCAAAGGCCGCACTCTCTGGACAACAACGAACAACATCGCTGCCGATGGCCTCAAAGCTGTTGCTATTTTGCTCGACTCCGGGAACTTGGTCATCAGGTCGCCGAATGGCACAGATATATGGCAGAGCTTCCATCATCCAACCGACACCATGCTCCCGAATATGAGTTTGCCGCTGAAGAACTACACCAACTTCGCCAATCACCTCGTCGCCTGGAGGGGCCCTGATGACCCATCTACGAGTAACTACTCCCTGGGTGGTGACTCGAGCCTCCAGATCTTCGCTTGGAATGGGACAAGACCGTACTGGCGCAGAGCTGCGTTGGATGGTGTATTTGTCTATGCGGTGTATCAGGGCAACTCTGGCCCGATCATGTACCAAAACATTGAAAGCAGAGGGGATGATTTTTACTTGACGTACACTGTCTCCAAAGGCACTCCAAGTATGCGCGTGTTGCTGCACTACACGGGCATGGTGAAGCTCCTGACATGGAACGGAAACTCGTCGTCTTGGGATGTTTTCTCAGAGCACCCCACTCCTAACTGCGACCGCTATGCCTCGTGTGGCCCGTTCGGCTACTGCGATAACACTCAAGCTGTTCCGACATGCAAGTGTCTTGATGGGTTTGAGTCTGATGGTCTCGACTTTTCCGTAGGATGCTGGAGAAAGAAGGAGCTGCATTGTAGTGAAGAAGATAGTTTCGTCACCTTGCCTAACACGAAGACGCCTGACAATTTTTTGTACATTAGGAATAGAAGCTTCGACCAATGCACAGCAGAATGCAGCCGGAACTGCTCATGCACTGCATACGCTTATGCTAACCTGACTAGTATCGGCAGGACTATAGACCAGTCGAGGTGCTTAGTTTGGATGGGGGAGCTTATTGACACCTCGAAGCGTCGTGATGGTCTTGGTGAGAATCTGTACCTAAGGATTCCCAGCTTGGCAG TCAGCAAAAAGAAGACTGGCGCGCTGAAGATTGTACTCCCAGTCATTGCAAGCCTACTGATACTTGTGTGCATGTATCTTATCTGGATGCGCAAGTTGAGAG GCAGGCGCCAGAACAAGGGACACATGGATTTTGGGATGCAAGGACAACTGAGCAATTCTGATGAAGCGTACAATCAGAATTCAGAATTTCTGCGGATTAGCTTTCCAGACATTGTCGCTGCTACGAATGATTTCTCCGACTCCAATGTGCTTGGAAAAGGTGGCTTCGGCAGAGTATACAAG GGAATACTGGAAGGTGGCGGAGAAGTTGCTGTTAAAAGGCTTACCAAGTGTTCTGACCAAGGAATAGAGCATTTTGTAAATGAAGTAGTTCTTATCGGAAAACTGCAACACAGAAACTTAGTTAGACTTCTTGGTTACTGTATCCATGGAGATGAGAAGCTGCTGATGTACGAGTACTTGCCCAACAAAAGCTTAGACTACTTACTGTTTG ATGATGCTATAAAGTCTATGCTTGATTGGCCAACAAGGTTTAGGATAATCAAAGGGATAGCTAGAGGACTATTATACCTCCACGAAGATTCAAGAATGACTATAATCCATAGAGATCTCAAAGCAAGCAACATCTTGTTGGATGCGGATATGAGACCCAAAATATCAGATTTTGGCATGGCAAGGATCTTTGGTGACAACCAGCAACAAGCAAATACTAGACATGTTGTCGGGACATA CGGTTACATGTCACCTGAATATGCGATGAAAGGTGTGTTTTCTGTCAAATCTGATGCCTACAGCTATGGTGTTCTGCTACTGGAGGTCGTGAGTGGATTAAAGATCAGCTCACCTCATCATCTTATAATGGATTTTCGAAACCTCATAGATTAT GCATGGAACTTATTGAAGGACGGAAACACAAGGGATTTCCTGGACACGGTGCTTCTGAAGAGCTGTTCATTGCATGAAGTTTCACTGTGCATCCACGTCGGTCTCTTGTGCGTCCAGGACAGCCCAAGTGCTAGGCCACTGATGTCGCTCGTCGTGTCTATGCTGGACAACGAGGTCATGCCACTTCCAACACCGAAGCAACCTTTATATTTCGTTGGAAAAAAACATGAAGCGGAAGAAGGAAGAGATAACTCGGTTAACACCGCTAGTTTGACGACCTTGGCAGGACGCTAG
- the LOC109776372 gene encoding G-type lectin S-receptor-like serine/threonine-protein kinase B120 isoform X2, translated as MGMTPLPVFVLLLLICFCKSDDRLTPAKPLSPGDKLVSNGGIFALGFFSLTNSTANSYIGIWYHHIPERTYVWVANRDNPIASSSHGKLVLTNGSNLVLSDSKGRTLWTTTNNIAADGLKAVAILLDSGNLVIRSPNGTDIWQSFHHPTDTMLPNMSLPLKNYTNFANHLVAWRGPDDPSTSNYSLGGDSSLQIFAWNGTRPYWRRAALDGVFVYAVYQGNSGPIMYQNIESRGDDFYLTYTVSKGTPSMRVLLHYTGMVKLLTWNGNSSSWDVFSEHPTPNCDRYASCGPFGYCDNTQAVPTCKCLDGFESDGLDFSVGCWRKKELHCSEEDSFVTLPNTKTPDNFLYIRNRSFDQCTAECSRNCSCTAYAYANLTSIGRTIDQSRCLVWMGELIDTSKRRDGLGENLYLRIPSLAVSKKKTGALKIVLPVIASLLILVCMYLIWMRKLRGRRQNKGHMDFGMQGQLSNSDEAYNQNSEFLRISFPDIVAATNDFSDSNVLGKGGFGRVYKGILEGGGEVAVKRLTKCSDQGIEHFVNEVVLIGKLQHRNLVRLLGYCIHGDEKLLMYEYLPNKSLDYLLFDDAIKSMLDWPTRFRIIKGIARGLLYLHEDSRMTIIHRDLKASNILLDADMRPKISDFGMARIFGDNQQQANTRHVVGTYYGVLLLEVVSGLKISSPHHLIMDFRNLIDYAWNLLKDGNTRDFLDTVLLKSCSLHEVSLCIHVGLLCVQDSPSARPLMSLVVSMLDNEVMPLPTPKQPLYFVGKKHEAEEGRDNSVNTASLTTLAGR; from the exons ATGGGGATGACTCCCCTCCCAGTTTTTGTCCTCCTGTTATTGATTTGTTTCTGCAAGTCCGATGACCGCCTAACACCGGCAAAGCCACTCTCACCCGGTGACAAGCTCGTCTCAAATGGTGGCATCTTTGCTCTCGGCTTCTTCTCCCTGACAAACTCAACGGCAAACTCATACATCGGCATATGGTACCACCACATCCCCGAGCGAACATACGTGTGGGTCGCAAACCGCGACAACCCAATCGCCAGCAGTTCTCATGGTAAGTTGGTTCTGACCAATGGATCTAACCTTGTCTTGTCAGACTCCAAAGGCCGCACTCTCTGGACAACAACGAACAACATCGCTGCCGATGGCCTCAAAGCTGTTGCTATTTTGCTCGACTCCGGGAACTTGGTCATCAGGTCGCCGAATGGCACAGATATATGGCAGAGCTTCCATCATCCAACCGACACCATGCTCCCGAATATGAGTTTGCCGCTGAAGAACTACACCAACTTCGCCAATCACCTCGTCGCCTGGAGGGGCCCTGATGACCCATCTACGAGTAACTACTCCCTGGGTGGTGACTCGAGCCTCCAGATCTTCGCTTGGAATGGGACAAGACCGTACTGGCGCAGAGCTGCGTTGGATGGTGTATTTGTCTATGCGGTGTATCAGGGCAACTCTGGCCCGATCATGTACCAAAACATTGAAAGCAGAGGGGATGATTTTTACTTGACGTACACTGTCTCCAAAGGCACTCCAAGTATGCGCGTGTTGCTGCACTACACGGGCATGGTGAAGCTCCTGACATGGAACGGAAACTCGTCGTCTTGGGATGTTTTCTCAGAGCACCCCACTCCTAACTGCGACCGCTATGCCTCGTGTGGCCCGTTCGGCTACTGCGATAACACTCAAGCTGTTCCGACATGCAAGTGTCTTGATGGGTTTGAGTCTGATGGTCTCGACTTTTCCGTAGGATGCTGGAGAAAGAAGGAGCTGCATTGTAGTGAAGAAGATAGTTTCGTCACCTTGCCTAACACGAAGACGCCTGACAATTTTTTGTACATTAGGAATAGAAGCTTCGACCAATGCACAGCAGAATGCAGCCGGAACTGCTCATGCACTGCATACGCTTATGCTAACCTGACTAGTATCGGCAGGACTATAGACCAGTCGAGGTGCTTAGTTTGGATGGGGGAGCTTATTGACACCTCGAAGCGTCGTGATGGTCTTGGTGAGAATCTGTACCTAAGGATTCCCAGCTTGGCAG TCAGCAAAAAGAAGACTGGCGCGCTGAAGATTGTACTCCCAGTCATTGCAAGCCTACTGATACTTGTGTGCATGTATCTTATCTGGATGCGCAAGTTGAGAG GCAGGCGCCAGAACAAGGGACACATGGATTTTGGGATGCAAGGACAACTGAGCAATTCTGATGAAGCGTACAATCAGAATTCAGAATTTCTGCGGATTAGCTTTCCAGACATTGTCGCTGCTACGAATGATTTCTCCGACTCCAATGTGCTTGGAAAAGGTGGCTTCGGCAGAGTATACAAG GGAATACTGGAAGGTGGCGGAGAAGTTGCTGTTAAAAGGCTTACCAAGTGTTCTGACCAAGGAATAGAGCATTTTGTAAATGAAGTAGTTCTTATCGGAAAACTGCAACACAGAAACTTAGTTAGACTTCTTGGTTACTGTATCCATGGAGATGAGAAGCTGCTGATGTACGAGTACTTGCCCAACAAAAGCTTAGACTACTTACTGTTTG ATGATGCTATAAAGTCTATGCTTGATTGGCCAACAAGGTTTAGGATAATCAAAGGGATAGCTAGAGGACTATTATACCTCCACGAAGATTCAAGAATGACTATAATCCATAGAGATCTCAAAGCAAGCAACATCTTGTTGGATGCGGATATGAGACCCAAAATATCAGATTTTGGCATGGCAAGGATCTTTGGTGACAACCAGCAACAAGCAAATACTAGACATGTTGTCGGGACATA CTATGGTGTTCTGCTACTGGAGGTCGTGAGTGGATTAAAGATCAGCTCACCTCATCATCTTATAATGGATTTTCGAAACCTCATAGATTAT GCATGGAACTTATTGAAGGACGGAAACACAAGGGATTTCCTGGACACGGTGCTTCTGAAGAGCTGTTCATTGCATGAAGTTTCACTGTGCATCCACGTCGGTCTCTTGTGCGTCCAGGACAGCCCAAGTGCTAGGCCACTGATGTCGCTCGTCGTGTCTATGCTGGACAACGAGGTCATGCCACTTCCAACACCGAAGCAACCTTTATATTTCGTTGGAAAAAAACATGAAGCGGAAGAAGGAAGAGATAACTCGGTTAACACCGCTAGTTTGACGACCTTGGCAGGACGCTAG